The Hyalangium gracile genome includes a window with the following:
- a CDS encoding glycosyltransferase family 2 protein has product MAEVFFWCAALLLLHTYFFYPLCLFAMEGVAQVFHNLRSMKAGEGRRRESKASSVPSVSLVVAAYNEASCIRQKLENSLALKYPALRFEVLIGSDGSTDGTDEIVRQCADPRVRLSPAPRAGKTTVLNRCIPSAQGEIIVLSDANTMIEPEAIQALVRHFEDPEVGAVCGKLRLYNPTKKDYEESAYWNYESLIKFYEGKRGAVVGANGGLYAIRRTLFTQLPPSTIVDDFVIPLRILEQGYKVVYEAEAVAHEETTEDYGKEFGRRARIAAGNFQSLKMVPGLLLPTAGFASFAFWSHKLLRWCAPALMAAALLANLFLLDSVFYRLTLFTQVMFYALAYLGKAGVLKGTGRRIASMAYYFVTMNLAIVVGFWRFLRNAQKAAWDRTARAS; this is encoded by the coding sequence ATGGCGGAGGTCTTCTTCTGGTGCGCGGCCTTGCTGCTGCTGCACACGTACTTTTTCTACCCACTGTGTCTATTCGCCATGGAGGGTGTGGCCCAGGTCTTCCACAACCTCCGGAGCATGAAGGCAGGGGAGGGCCGGCGCCGCGAGTCCAAGGCGTCGTCCGTGCCCTCGGTGAGCCTGGTGGTGGCCGCCTACAACGAGGCGAGCTGCATCCGGCAGAAGCTGGAGAACAGTCTGGCGCTGAAGTATCCGGCCCTGCGTTTCGAGGTGCTGATCGGCTCGGACGGCTCCACGGACGGCACGGACGAGATCGTCCGCCAGTGCGCCGATCCGCGGGTGCGGCTGTCTCCGGCGCCGCGCGCGGGGAAGACGACGGTGCTCAACCGCTGCATCCCCTCGGCCCAGGGGGAGATCATCGTCCTCTCGGACGCCAACACGATGATCGAGCCCGAGGCCATCCAGGCGCTGGTGCGCCACTTCGAGGATCCGGAGGTGGGCGCCGTCTGCGGCAAGCTGCGGCTCTACAACCCGACGAAGAAGGACTACGAGGAGAGCGCCTACTGGAACTACGAGTCCCTCATCAAGTTCTACGAGGGCAAGCGGGGCGCGGTGGTGGGGGCCAACGGCGGGCTGTACGCCATCCGCCGCACGCTCTTCACGCAGCTGCCGCCGTCCACCATCGTGGATGACTTCGTCATCCCGCTGCGCATCCTCGAGCAGGGCTACAAGGTCGTCTACGAGGCCGAGGCCGTGGCGCACGAGGAGACGACGGAGGACTACGGCAAGGAGTTCGGTCGCCGGGCGCGCATCGCGGCGGGCAACTTCCAGAGCCTGAAGATGGTGCCCGGGCTGCTGCTGCCCACGGCGGGCTTCGCCTCGTTCGCCTTCTGGTCCCACAAGCTGCTGCGCTGGTGCGCTCCGGCGCTGATGGCGGCGGCGCTGCTGGCCAACCTGTTCCTGCTCGACAGCGTCTTCTACCGGCTGACGCTCTTCACCCAGGTGATGTTCTACGCGCTGGCGTACCTGGGAAAGGCGGGCGTGCTCAAGGGCACGGGGCGCCGCATCGCCTCCATGGCCTACTACTTCGTGACGATGAACCTGGCCATCGTCGTGGGCTTCTGGCGCTTCCTGCGCAACGCGCAGAAGGCGGCGTGGGATCGCACCGCCCGCGCCTCCTGA
- a CDS encoding beta-propeller fold lactonase family protein yields MRRHLSRSLLAVLLLTGLTAAHGQVSGAFTLFESGQVRPLALSPSGRFLFAVNTPDNRLEIFRVESGGLSHRGSVPVGLEPVAVAARTDEEVWVVNHLSDSVSVVRVDSDGRGGAVVRTLLVGDEPRDIVFAGPGRSRAFITAAHRGQNVPFDPQFTTPGVGRADVWVFDAYNLGISLGGTPLTILNLFSDTPRALAVTPDGSRVYAAAFHSGNRSTVLHESAVPNGGAAAGGVPGPDTNFQGAPRPEVSILVRHNGQDWVDVLNRPWTTTVRFNLPDKDVFAISATANPPAQLPGASGFYSGVGTILFNMAVNPVSGKVYVSNTEARNDLRFEGPGVFAGGSLRGHLHESRITVLSPSGVTPRHLNKHINYGTCCAPIPNPENEKSLAQPLGMAVTSNGATLYVAAFGSSKLGVYSTAALEADTFVPSTANQILLSGGGPTGMVLDEARGRLYVLTRFDNAISIVNTATRQEIAHLPMYNPEPPSVVQGRPFLYDARNGSSHGDSSCGSCHIFGDSDSLAWDLGNPDGVVKDNPSPVVPVLPEFGDDPTFGQDTRFHPMKGPLLTQSLRGMANHGSMHWRGDRNGGDTEPTAQPDSGTFNEAAAFKQFNPAFQDLLGRGAQLTPAEMQKFTDFALQIMYPPNPVRNLDNALTARQQAGKDFFINVTSFFNGSCESCHRLDPNGNPEKGLFKGFFGGDGRASFDAEPLFPKVPHLRNMYQKVGMFGAAFGFGSVGADPFMGDQIRGFGFNSDGSIPTLFLFNSGFDFDPIFNQVGIPRTPEGVQAKRDMEEFMLAFDTNLAPIVGQQVTLTAFNPLVAHSRIHLLMARAAAGDCDLVAKGRVAGKQVGYLYVGAGRFRSDRQALPTVSDTVLRTLVVTSGGALTYTCTPPGSGVRIGIDRDMDGYLDGDERAAGSDPANPLSTP; encoded by the coding sequence GTGCGCCGACACCTCTCGAGATCTCTCCTTGCTGTATTGCTGCTCACGGGACTGACCGCGGCTCATGGCCAGGTCTCCGGGGCGTTCACCCTCTTCGAGAGCGGTCAGGTCCGACCCCTGGCGCTCTCGCCGAGCGGGCGGTTCCTCTTCGCCGTCAACACGCCCGACAACCGCCTGGAGATCTTCCGGGTCGAGAGCGGGGGACTCTCGCATCGCGGCTCGGTGCCCGTCGGCCTGGAGCCCGTCGCCGTCGCCGCGCGCACGGACGAGGAGGTCTGGGTCGTCAACCACCTGTCCGACAGCGTGAGCGTCGTCCGGGTGGACTCGGACGGCCGTGGCGGCGCCGTGGTGCGGACCCTGCTCGTGGGAGACGAGCCTCGCGACATCGTCTTCGCCGGGCCTGGCAGGTCGCGCGCCTTCATCACCGCGGCCCACCGCGGCCAGAACGTCCCGTTCGATCCCCAGTTCACCACGCCGGGCGTGGGCCGGGCCGACGTCTGGGTCTTCGACGCCTACAACCTGGGCATCTCGCTGGGGGGCACGCCGCTCACGATCCTCAACCTGTTCAGCGACACGCCGCGCGCGCTGGCGGTGACGCCCGACGGCTCGCGCGTCTACGCGGCGGCGTTCCACTCCGGCAACCGCAGCACGGTGCTCCACGAGAGCGCGGTGCCCAATGGCGGCGCGGCCGCGGGCGGCGTCCCGGGGCCTGACACCAACTTCCAGGGGGCGCCGAGGCCGGAGGTGTCGATCCTCGTGCGGCACAACGGCCAGGACTGGGTGGACGTGCTGAACCGCCCCTGGACGACCACGGTGCGGTTCAACCTGCCGGACAAGGACGTGTTCGCCATCTCCGCCACCGCCAACCCTCCGGCGCAGCTGCCCGGCGCCAGCGGCTTCTACTCCGGCGTCGGCACCATCCTGTTCAACATGGCCGTCAACCCGGTGAGCGGGAAGGTGTACGTCAGCAACACCGAGGCCCGCAACGATCTGCGCTTCGAGGGCCCGGGCGTCTTCGCCGGCGGAAGCCTGCGCGGGCACCTGCACGAGAGCCGCATCACGGTGCTGAGCCCCTCGGGCGTCACGCCGCGGCACCTCAACAAGCACATCAACTACGGCACCTGCTGCGCGCCCATCCCCAACCCGGAGAACGAGAAGAGCCTCGCGCAGCCGCTCGGGATGGCGGTGACGTCCAACGGCGCCACCCTCTATGTGGCCGCGTTCGGCTCCTCGAAGCTCGGCGTCTACTCCACGGCCGCGCTCGAGGCGGACACCTTCGTGCCGAGCACCGCGAACCAGATCCTCCTGAGCGGTGGAGGCCCCACCGGCATGGTGCTCGACGAGGCGCGCGGGCGCTTGTACGTGCTCACGCGCTTCGACAACGCGATCTCCATCGTCAACACCGCCACCCGCCAGGAGATCGCCCACCTGCCCATGTACAACCCCGAGCCGCCCAGCGTGGTGCAGGGGCGGCCGTTCCTCTACGACGCGCGCAACGGCTCGAGCCACGGGGACTCGTCGTGCGGCAGCTGCCACATCTTCGGAGACTCCGACAGCCTGGCCTGGGATCTCGGCAACCCGGACGGCGTGGTGAAGGACAACCCCAGCCCCGTCGTCCCGGTGCTGCCCGAGTTCGGTGACGATCCCACCTTCGGCCAGGACACCCGCTTCCATCCGATGAAGGGCCCGCTGCTGACCCAGAGCCTGCGGGGCATGGCGAACCACGGCTCGATGCACTGGCGTGGCGACCGCAACGGAGGCGACACCGAGCCGACGGCTCAGCCGGACAGCGGGACGTTCAACGAGGCCGCGGCCTTCAAGCAGTTCAACCCGGCCTTCCAGGATCTGCTCGGCCGCGGCGCGCAGCTGACGCCCGCGGAGATGCAGAAGTTCACCGACTTCGCCCTCCAGATCATGTACCCGCCCAACCCGGTGCGGAACCTGGACAACGCCCTCACCGCGCGGCAGCAGGCGGGCAAGGACTTCTTCATCAACGTCACCAGCTTCTTCAACGGCTCGTGCGAGTCCTGTCACCGGTTGGATCCGAACGGCAACCCGGAGAAGGGGCTCTTCAAGGGGTTCTTCGGCGGGGACGGCCGCGCGTCCTTCGACGCCGAGCCGCTGTTCCCCAAGGTCCCGCACCTGCGCAACATGTACCAGAAGGTCGGCATGTTCGGCGCCGCCTTCGGCTTCGGCTCGGTGGGCGCGGATCCCTTCATGGGCGATCAGATCCGCGGCTTCGGCTTCAACAGCGACGGGAGCATCCCCACGCTGTTCCTCTTCAACAGCGGCTTCGACTTCGATCCCATCTTCAACCAGGTGGGCATCCCTCGCACGCCAGAGGGCGTCCAGGCCAAGCGGGACATGGAGGAGTTCATGCTGGCCTTCGACACCAACCTGGCGCCCATCGTCGGCCAGCAGGTGACCCTCACGGCCTTCAACCCGCTGGTGGCGCACTCGCGCATCCACCTGCTGATGGCGCGCGCGGCCGCCGGCGACTGCGACCTGGTGGCCAAGGGCCGGGTCGCCGGAAAGCAGGTGGGATACCTCTACGTGGGCGCCGGACGGTTCCGGAGCGACCGGCAGGCGCTGCCCACCGTCTCCGATACCGTCCTCCGCACGCTCGTCGTCACGAGCGGGGGGGCGCTGACCTACACCTGCACCCCTCCAGGCTCCGGCGTGCGCATCGGCATCGATCGCGATATGGACGGATATCTCGACGGAGACGAGCGGGCCGCGGGAAGCGATCCCGCGAATCCCCTCAGCACGCCCTAG
- a CDS encoding zinc-ribbon domain-containing protein, which translates to MQIACPQCSSQYDLDPRLLPPSGASVQCTRCSQVFTATPSGEVRVAGPVQSPARSSVGTKTGVFGSPMQGASRQGPPNTQTTQIFGVVPPSTPAPDEAPTPPAGTPIPGTHLQPGGKTQVFGAPGAPAASPSTTQVFGAAAVAAKARGTGTGAASQSSPATTTQVFGALPQPSPLTTTQVFGAPTPPPESSPATTTQVFGAPPPPQSSPATTTQVFGAPPPPQSSPATTTQVFGAPAVAAKAPPATTTQVFGAASVPPPPPPSASTTQVFGAGAVAAKAPPATTTQVFGAASVPGPSPTSATTQTFGSTEVQAARKAMETAAPAPGADSHSAPWLAEPAPSPMPPRSVTRERHPTGPQAAPPVELPEEPVGLPGPALPSLPQETELERSGPIAASRRAPALELPPELIVPERPGSARSASEPSSGGGRERLFIILAAVVALGLTAWLSYPVWRNQGAELPGDAVSAKESAASLLRRDDAASREQAIRELTSLVGRYPKYTEAQAELVVALALHLDDLKVELEWVHQEEARLRKEISQLELAKATVDWPSRVNARRQELATQGEQKRSLEAAATDLTKRLDQSLAVIRLAPETEPAADVVARVKAQAISEAVNGTPQAVALAERLKKVEARPHWSVLALAEYGLNAGTPPSALATVSEQLAQVRERDPTFLRAYVLGARLALRQKDPSAAQALLEAVLAFNPNHALARKLQKWAADTAPTP; encoded by the coding sequence GTGCAGATCGCCTGCCCCCAGTGCTCGAGCCAGTACGATCTCGACCCCCGGCTGCTGCCGCCCTCGGGGGCTTCGGTGCAGTGTACGCGCTGCAGCCAGGTCTTCACGGCCACGCCCTCGGGAGAGGTGCGCGTCGCCGGCCCGGTCCAGAGCCCCGCTCGCTCCTCCGTGGGGACGAAGACGGGCGTCTTTGGCAGCCCCATGCAGGGGGCCTCGAGGCAGGGCCCGCCCAACACCCAGACGACCCAGATCTTCGGAGTGGTACCGCCTTCCACGCCCGCGCCGGATGAGGCTCCGACGCCTCCGGCCGGCACGCCCATCCCAGGGACGCACCTGCAGCCGGGCGGGAAGACCCAGGTGTTCGGCGCTCCAGGCGCTCCCGCGGCGTCTCCCTCCACGACCCAGGTCTTCGGTGCGGCCGCCGTGGCCGCGAAGGCGCGGGGGACTGGTACGGGCGCGGCGTCGCAGTCTTCTCCCGCCACCACGACGCAGGTGTTTGGCGCGCTCCCGCAGCCTTCTCCCCTCACCACGACGCAGGTGTTCGGCGCGCCCACGCCGCCGCCGGAGTCTTCTCCCGCCACCACGACGCAGGTGTTCGGCGCACCCCCACCGCCGCAGTCCTCGCCCGCCACCACGACGCAGGTGTTTGGCGCGCCCCCACCGCCGCAGTCCTCGCCCGCCACCACGACGCAGGTGTTCGGTGCGCCCGCCGTGGCCGCGAAGGCCCCCCCAGCCACCACGACGCAGGTCTTCGGCGCCGCCTCGGTGCCGCCGCCTCCTCCTCCCTCGGCCTCCACGACGCAGGTCTTCGGCGCGGGGGCCGTGGCCGCGAAGGCGCCCCCGGCGACCACGACCCAGGTCTTCGGCGCCGCCTCCGTCCCCGGTCCTTCGCCGACCTCCGCCACTACCCAGACCTTCGGCTCCACGGAGGTCCAGGCGGCTCGAAAGGCGATGGAGACCGCTGCCCCGGCTCCTGGAGCTGACAGCCACTCCGCGCCGTGGCTGGCAGAGCCCGCGCCCTCGCCCATGCCCCCTCGGAGTGTGACGCGGGAGCGTCACCCGACCGGGCCCCAGGCTGCGCCCCCCGTCGAGCTGCCCGAGGAGCCGGTCGGGCTCCCGGGGCCCGCGTTGCCTTCCCTCCCGCAAGAGACGGAGCTCGAGCGCAGCGGGCCCATCGCTGCCTCGCGCCGTGCGCCCGCGCTGGAGCTGCCTCCCGAGCTCATCGTCCCGGAGCGTCCCGGGAGCGCCCGATCCGCCTCGGAGCCGTCCTCGGGCGGTGGCAGGGAGCGCCTCTTCATCATCCTGGCCGCCGTGGTGGCGCTGGGCCTCACGGCGTGGCTCTCGTATCCGGTGTGGCGCAACCAGGGCGCGGAGCTGCCCGGGGATGCCGTGTCCGCCAAGGAGAGCGCGGCGAGCCTGCTGCGGCGGGACGACGCGGCCTCCCGGGAGCAGGCCATCCGGGAGCTGACCTCGCTGGTGGGCCGCTACCCGAAGTACACCGAGGCCCAGGCCGAGCTCGTCGTGGCGCTCGCGCTGCATCTCGACGATCTCAAGGTCGAGCTCGAGTGGGTCCACCAGGAAGAGGCGCGCCTGCGCAAGGAGATCTCCCAGCTGGAGCTCGCCAAGGCCACGGTCGACTGGCCGAGCCGCGTCAACGCGCGCCGGCAGGAGCTGGCCACCCAGGGCGAGCAGAAGCGCTCCCTCGAGGCGGCGGCCACGGACCTGACGAAGCGGCTCGATCAGTCCCTGGCCGTCATCCGCTTGGCCCCCGAGACGGAGCCGGCGGCCGATGTCGTCGCCCGGGTGAAGGCCCAGGCGATCTCCGAGGCCGTCAACGGCACGCCCCAGGCCGTCGCCCTGGCCGAGCGGCTCAAGAAGGTGGAGGCCCGCCCGCACTGGAGCGTCCTCGCCCTGGCCGAGTACGGCCTCAATGCCGGCACGCCCCCGTCCGCGCTGGCCACCGTGTCCGAGCAGCTGGCCCAGGTGCGCGAGCGGGACCCGACCTTCCTCCGCGCCTACGTGCTGGGCGCCCGGCTGGCGCTGCGTCAGAAGGATCCCTCCGCGGCCCAGGCCTTGCTCGAGGCCGTCCTGGCGTTCAACCCGAACCACGCGCTTGCTCGGAAGCTCCAGAAGTGGGCGGCGGACACCGCTCCCACGCCCTGA
- a CDS encoding ComEA family DNA-binding protein, which yields MNRTGSLAAATLGLMALGGVVRWRWPSPTPALDCAPAQVRFRDGVAVCGEGAPPTGAQALALGLKLDLNSASEEELARLPGVGRSLARKLVEAREAQGRFSSWAEVDAVSGVGSAKLETLQAATELREAPSTRPVW from the coding sequence GTGAACCGCACGGGCTCGCTCGCCGCCGCGACACTCGGGCTGATGGCGCTCGGGGGGGTGGTGCGGTGGCGGTGGCCGAGCCCGACCCCCGCCCTGGACTGCGCGCCCGCCCAGGTGCGCTTCCGGGACGGGGTGGCTGTCTGTGGCGAGGGTGCTCCTCCCACCGGCGCGCAGGCCCTGGCGCTCGGGCTGAAGCTGGACCTCAACTCCGCCTCGGAGGAGGAGCTTGCCCGGCTGCCGGGGGTAGGGCGCTCGCTGGCGCGCAAGCTCGTGGAGGCCCGCGAGGCCCAGGGGCGCTTCTCGAGCTGGGCCGAGGTGGATGCCGTCTCCGGCGTCGGCTCCGCCAAGCTGGAGACCCTCCAGGCAGCCACCGAGTTACGAGAGGCACCGTCCACCCGCCCTGTGTGGTAA